In Euphorbia lathyris chromosome 10, ddEupLath1.1, whole genome shotgun sequence, a single genomic region encodes these proteins:
- the LOC136208129 gene encoding heavy metal-associated isoprenylated plant protein 5-like — translation MRYAQRASSSFKLQSFLEELTTEGEGDKVAAATTDGGEKKDEPKPVSVYKVDMHCEGCCKKIRRAVKHLEGVESTKTNRQSNKLTMIGEVDPEKVKARLEKKMKKEVQIVSPQPKKDAGGGGEKKADEKAAEKKPEVKKPPPEETQIMVVLKIITHCDDCITKMKKIIRKIKGVESVAVDDRKDLVTVKGTMEVKDLVPYLSEKFRTSVEVVQPKTDEARKEVGGGGDGDGGGGEKKTDAEKVDGKGEKKNDAQKVDGGGEEKKDDNKEGFGSKVGEKKSHASGDGGAMAEVTNKMDYYPAYVPTNWLDGIFSQSYTFDPQHLQYGYGYNPINQGYLIPIYNNIEPVYNHPPMNPAQMFSDDNPHACSIM, via the exons ATGCGGTacgcccaaagagcatcatcgagcttcaagctccagtctttcctagaggagttaacc ACAGAAGGTGAAGGAGATAAAGTGGCTGCCGCCACTACCGACGGCGGCGAAAAAAAGGATGAACCGAAGCCTGTTTCTGTTTACAAAGTCGACATGCATTGTGAAGGCTGTTGTAAGAAAATTAGAAGAGCGGTGAAGCATTTAGAAG GTGTGGAGTCGACGAAGACCAATCGTCAATCGAACAAATTGACAATGATCGGGGAGGTTGACCCTGAGAAAGTGAAAGCGAGGctggaaaagaaaatgaagaaggaaGTACAGATTGTATCTCCGCAGCCGAAGAAAGACGCCGGCGGTGGTGGTGAGAAGAAAGCGGATGAGAAAGCCGCCGAGAAGAAACCGGAGGTGAAGAAACCACCACCTGAAGAG ACGCAGATTATGGTAGTTTTGAAAATCATAACTCATTGTGATGATTGCATTACCAAAATGAAGAAGATAATCAGAAAAATCAAAG GAGTTGAGAGCGTGGCAGTCGACGATAGAAAGGATCTGGTAACGGTGAAGGGGACAATGGAAGTTAAGGACCTCGTGCCTTACCTGTCGGAGAAGTTCCGGACGTCGGTTGAGGTCGTTCAGCCGAAGACAGACGAGGCAAGGAAAGAAGTCGGCGGCGGCGGCGACGGCGATGGAGGAGGAGGCGAGAAAAAGACCGATGCTGAGAAAGTAGACGGAAAAGGCGAGAAAAAGAATGATGCTCAGAAAGTGGACGGAGGAGGCGAGGAAAAGAAGGATGACAATAAAGAAGGCTTTGGCTCCAAAGTCGGCGAGAAAAAGAGCCATG CTAGTGGTGACGGTGGTGCTATGGCGGAGGTAACAAATAAAATGGACTATTATCCGGCATATGTTCCGACTAATTGGCTGGACGGGATATTTTCTCAGAGCTACACTTTTGACCCACAACATCTACAATACGGTTATGGGTATAACCCGATAAATCAAGGTTACCTGATTCCGATCTACAATAATATTGAACCAGTGTACAACCATCCACCAATGAATCCAGCACAAATGTTCAGCGACGACAATCCCCATGCTTGTTCCATCATGTAA